A single region of the Candidatus Methanomethylicota archaeon genome encodes:
- a CDS encoding DUF367 family protein: MNLYVYHTKECDPKKCTGLKLKKLNLAKLVYNINQIPKGVIILYPFCKDFIFKNDKFFIENFGLAVIDCSWNKILPRKIRSPVRKLPFLLAANPINYSIPYKLSSLEAFAAALYITGFYEESLLLLSKVKWGETFISLNKELLQKYSLAKTYEEILIIDEEYRKLYGISI; encoded by the coding sequence ATGAATCTTTATGTATATCATACAAAAGAATGTGATCCAAAAAAATGTACTGGATTAAAATTAAAAAAATTAAATCTTGCAAAATTAGTTTATAATATTAATCAAATTCCAAAAGGAGTAATTATATTATATCCATTTTGTAAAGATTTCATTTTTAAAAATGATAAATTTTTTATAGAAAATTTTGGTTTAGCAGTAATAGATTGCTCATGGAATAAAATTTTACCAAGAAAAATAAGATCGCCAGTAAGAAAACTTCCTTTTTTATTAGCAGCAAATCCCATAAATTATTCCATACCATATAAATTAAGTAGTTTAGAAGCATTTGCTGCTGCATTATATATTACTGGATTTTATGAAGAATCTTTACTTTTACTTTCTAAAGTAAAATGGGGGGAGACTTTCATTTCTTTAAATAAAGAATTACTTCAAAAATATTCTTTAGCAAAAACTTATGAAGAAATTTTAATAATTGATGAAGAATATAGAAAATTATATGGAATAAGTATTTGA
- a CDS encoding MFS transporter, translating to MRILREIYELNKESKYLIFANFFPSFTYGIFFIDAAYFLTNIRGFSDTFMGFLYTLMGIFIVIFSIPAGMISDRYGKRKVLLIGNAILSLSIFIFALTSSIIILIFSSIFLGIAESMIISSSGALLAEKTNNGKKSISLFL from the coding sequence TTGAGAATATTAAGAGAAATTTATGAACTTAATAAAGAATCAAAATATTTAATCTTTGCAAATTTTTTTCCATCTTTTACTTATGGAATTTTCTTCATTGATGCAGCATATTTTTTGACTAATATTCGTGGTTTTTCAGATACATTCATGGGTTTCTTATATACTTTAATGGGCATCTTTATAGTAATATTTAGTATTCCTGCAGGAATGATTTCTGATAGGTATGGTAAAAGAAAAGTATTATTAATTGGTAATGCAATTTTAAGTTTATCTATTTTTATATTTGCTTTAACAAGTAGTATAATAATATTAATTTTTTCTTCAATATTTTTAGGAATTGCTGAAAGTATGATTATTTCTTCTAGTGGTGCTCTTTTAGCAGAAAAAACAAATAATGGAAAAAAGAGCATTAGCCTTTTCCTTTAA
- a CDS encoding tRNA(Ile)(2)-agmatinylcytidine synthase — MPIYHLGIDDTDSLKFGCTTYVAALLIEEIIKYSKFIDYPNLIRLNPNIPWKSRGNGAICLRFYSNKDEEELLDIALNYVEEFRDKKDEKNQPGIALLKGDVPKEVKDFGERALYEVLTLDEALFLVRKIGIKYRVINNGRGIIGAIASIGNILDRDYTFELIVYRKRELWNEKRIVDYESVVKFDKETWPQTFNNIDYEERRLLITPHGTDPVLFGVRGESPYIVKKALNYIKFENGERWVIFRTNQGTDAHLKKIYKINELKPYYSVIIEGRISKEPIIIPGGHVIFSIKDETGEVDVATYEPSGKLRMIVMKLMLGDKVRIGGGVRLLENGKITINLEKLEILELIKEINVNPICPNCKKSMKSEGKNKGYQCKKCGIKTKEKITIKINREIKEGIYLPPSRSMRHLTKPLQRYGLEKSKWNGEVNNFYGIISKT; from the coding sequence TTGCCTATTTATCATTTAGGTATAGATGATACAGATTCATTAAAATTTGGTTGTACAACTTATGTAGCAGCATTATTAATAGAAGAAATTATAAAATATTCAAAATTCATAGATTATCCAAATTTAATAAGACTTAATCCAAATATTCCATGGAAATCTAGAGGAAATGGTGCTATTTGTCTTAGATTTTATTCAAATAAAGATGAAGAAGAATTATTAGATATAGCGTTAAATTATGTTGAAGAATTTAGAGATAAAAAAGATGAAAAAAATCAACCAGGAATTGCTTTATTAAAAGGAGATGTTCCAAAAGAAGTAAAAGATTTTGGAGAAAGAGCACTATATGAAGTATTAACTTTAGATGAAGCTTTATTTTTAGTTAGAAAAATTGGTATTAAATATAGAGTAATAAATAATGGAAGAGGAATAATAGGTGCTATTGCTTCCATAGGAAATATTCTTGATAGAGATTATACATTTGAATTAATAGTCTATAGAAAAAGAGAATTGTGGAATGAAAAAAGAATTGTGGATTATGAAAGTGTAGTAAAATTTGATAAAGAAACTTGGCCACAGACTTTTAATAATATAGATTATGAAGAGAGAAGGTTATTAATTACTCCTCATGGAACTGATCCAGTTTTATTTGGAGTAAGAGGAGAAAGTCCTTATATAGTAAAAAAAGCTCTTAATTATATAAAATTTGAAAATGGAGAAAGATGGGTAATATTTAGAACAAATCAAGGAACAGATGCTCATTTAAAAAAAATTTATAAAATAAATGAATTAAAACCATACTATTCAGTAATTATAGAAGGAAGAATTTCAAAAGAACCAATTATTATACCTGGTGGCCATGTAATTTTTTCAATAAAAGATGAAACTGGAGAAGTTGATGTTGCTACTTATGAACCTTCTGGAAAACTTAGAATGATTGTTATGAAATTAATGTTAGGAGATAAAGTAAGAATTGGAGGAGGGGTTAGATTATTAGAGAATGGTAAAATAACAATAAATTTAGAAAAATTAGAAATTTTAGAATTAATTAAAGAAATTAATGTAAATCCTATTTGTCCAAATTGTAAAAAATCAATGAAGTCTGAAGGAAAAAATAAAGGATATCAATGTAAAAAATGTGGTATAAAAACAAAGGAAAAAATTACTATAAAAATTAATAGAGAAATTAAAGAAGGAATTTATTTACCTCCATCTAGATCTATGAGACATTTAACAAAACCTCTTCAAAGATATGGACTTGAAAAAAGTAAATGGAATGGTGAAGTAAATAATTTTTATGGAATTATTTCAAAGACCTAA
- a CDS encoding MFS transporter: protein MEKRALAFSFNGFVSGISFGLGGFIIPLHLLFENIGINEILAHELLYMISSLLILFSLILILKVPESNIFKKEKGLRNLLPKKSKKIIIKYTITNSILAFGAGIFVPLMTRWFYLMYGIKDTISGPVLGFTNLLIGLSNLLAPFLLWKFGLINSIIFPQIFSTLFLYILPYSPTFLIASIVYFIRSFLMNMTTPLQQAMILSLVNEEERGVTSGINSLVWYLPNSISIGIGAWLLEIGNLSSPFLIATILYIISILLFWLFFKDIKIHKGIISIERMIS, encoded by the coding sequence ATGGAAAAAAGAGCATTAGCCTTTTCCTTTAATGGATTCGTAAGTGGAATTTCTTTTGGACTTGGAGGTTTTATAATTCCATTACATTTATTATTTGAAAATATTGGTATAAATGAAATTCTAGCTCATGAACTTTTATACATGATTTCATCATTACTTATACTCTTTTCATTAATTTTAATATTAAAAGTACCTGAATCTAATATATTTAAAAAAGAAAAAGGGTTGAGAAATTTATTACCAAAAAAATCAAAGAAAATAATTATTAAATATACTATAACAAACTCAATTTTAGCATTTGGAGCAGGAATTTTTGTTCCATTAATGACAAGATGGTTTTATTTAATGTATGGCATTAAAGATACCATAAGTGGGCCAGTTTTAGGATTTACTAATTTATTAATTGGTCTTTCTAATTTATTAGCCCCTTTTTTATTATGGAAATTTGGTTTAATAAATTCAATAATATTTCCTCAAATTTTTTCCACCCTATTCCTCTATATTCTTCCATATAGTCCTACTTTTCTTATAGCTAGTATAGTTTATTTTATAAGAAGTTTTTTAATGAATATGACAACACCATTACAACAAGCAATGATATTGAGCTTAGTTAATGAAGAAGAAAGAGGAGTGACCTCTGGGATAAATTCTTTAGTATGGTATTTACCAAATTCTATAAGTATTGGTATTGGTGCTTGGCTTTTAGAAATTGGAAATCTTTCAAGTCCATTTTTAATTGCTACAATTTTATACATAATTTCAATATTATTATTTTGGCTATTCTTTAAAGATATTAAAATACATAAAGGAATCATAAGTATTGAAAGAATGATTTCATAA